Proteins encoded together in one Streptomyces sp. TLI_171 window:
- a CDS encoding ABC transporter ATP-binding protein has translation MSTPAVHVRGLRRVFGARAVLDGIDLDIARGEFLALLGASGTGKTTLLRILGALDRADEGTVLVPPSRTVVFQEPRLIPSKRVLGNVVVGLPRGAATRETGRRALAEVGLADHAGAWPGTLSGGEAQRAALARALVREPELLLLDEPFAALDALTRLRMQDLVGELCRQHRPAVLLVTHDVDEAIRLADRVAVLRDGALVRDETVTVERPRDPSDPGFAALRRRLLTDLGVHEPAHPNAS, from the coding sequence ATGAGCACCCCCGCCGTCCACGTCCGCGGCCTGCGACGGGTGTTCGGCGCCCGCGCGGTGCTCGACGGCATCGACCTGGACATCGCCCGCGGCGAGTTCCTCGCCCTGCTCGGCGCCTCCGGCACCGGCAAGACCACCCTGCTGCGCATCCTCGGCGCCCTCGACCGCGCCGACGAGGGCACCGTGCTGGTCCCGCCCTCGCGCACCGTGGTGTTCCAGGAGCCCCGGCTGATCCCGTCCAAGCGGGTGCTCGGCAACGTCGTCGTCGGCCTGCCGCGCGGCGCCGCCACCCGGGAGACCGGACGGCGCGCGCTGGCCGAGGTCGGCCTCGCCGACCACGCCGGGGCCTGGCCCGGCACCCTGTCCGGCGGCGAGGCCCAGCGCGCCGCGCTCGCCCGGGCCCTGGTCCGCGAACCCGAACTGCTGCTGCTGGACGAGCCGTTCGCGGCCCTGGACGCGCTCACCCGGCTGCGCATGCAGGACCTGGTCGGCGAACTCTGCCGCCAGCACCGCCCCGCCGTCCTGCTGGTCACCCACGACGTCGACGAGGCGATCCGGCTGGCCGACCGGGTCGCCGTGCTGCGCGACGGCGCGCTGGTCCGCGACGAGACCGTCACCGTCGAACGCCCCCGGGACCCGTCCGACCCCGGGTTCGCGGCCCTGCGCCGCCGCCTGCTGACCGACCTCGGCGTGCACGAACCGGCCCATCCCAACGCTTCCTGA
- a CDS encoding ABC transporter substrate-binding protein — MTITLGVHRSNPSLYHLARLDYLQQELAPLGESAAFHHYSDGTRTGALLADGTIDFGGTGSTPPVTAQAAGHDIVYTAVSAPRHGHGALLVAADGPIRTVADLKGATVVLGIGSWQTHLLAKALHQHGLSYRDDVSAERPTGEEAERLRSGAIAGWIAQGAELAAARRSGDFRELVDTTAVITDRSVFFARRDLAEQRPEVVAAIVTALQRADRWAAEHLAEAAAFAAADQGGEAADWEAALAVLPWQLEPATAAFVAEQQEAADIFLQVGFVDRPVTVADAHLPALEQPVAEAVARAAQGV; from the coding sequence ATGACCATCACCCTGGGCGTCCACCGCTCCAACCCCTCGCTCTACCACCTGGCCCGCCTCGACTACCTGCAGCAGGAGCTCGCCCCGCTCGGCGAGAGTGCCGCGTTCCACCACTACAGCGACGGCACCCGGACCGGCGCCCTGCTCGCCGACGGCACCATCGACTTCGGCGGCACCGGCTCCACCCCGCCGGTCACCGCGCAGGCCGCCGGGCACGACATCGTCTACACCGCCGTCTCCGCACCGCGGCACGGCCACGGCGCCCTGCTGGTCGCCGCAGACGGCCCGATCCGGACGGTGGCCGACCTCAAGGGCGCCACCGTGGTGCTCGGCATCGGCTCCTGGCAGACCCACCTGCTCGCCAAGGCGCTCCACCAGCACGGACTCTCCTACCGCGACGACGTCAGCGCCGAGCGGCCCACCGGCGAGGAGGCCGAGCGGCTGCGCAGCGGCGCCATCGCCGGCTGGATCGCCCAGGGTGCGGAACTCGCCGCCGCCCGGCGCAGCGGCGACTTCCGCGAACTCGTCGACACCACCGCGGTGATCACCGACCGCTCGGTGTTCTTCGCCCGCCGCGACCTCGCCGAGCAGCGCCCCGAGGTGGTCGCCGCGATCGTCACCGCCCTGCAGCGCGCCGACCGCTGGGCCGCCGAGCACCTCGCCGAGGCCGCCGCGTTCGCCGCCGCCGACCAGGGCGGCGAGGCCGCCGACTGGGAGGCCGCGCTCGCCGTCCTGCCCTGGCAGCTGGAGCCCGCCACCGCCGCGTTCGTCGCCGAACAGCAGGAGGCCGCCGACATCTTCCTGCAGGTCGGCTTCGTCGACCGCCCCGTCACCGTCGCCGACGCCCACCTGCCAGCGCTGGAGCAGCCCGTCGCCGAAGCCGTCGCCCGCGCGGCGCAGGGGGTCTGA
- a CDS encoding LLM class flavin-dependent oxidoreductase, with product MATEVLWYLIPREGHYPWEPEGRRPVDLGYLQHLAATVERLGYSGALLATDQYDVWALGSALAAATGPGFQPLLAVHPGLVSPTLLAKMALSFEHLHGPGRLRFNVVNGSTEQLREYGLHVEHDDRYRLAAEYWSLVKRLTSGEVFDHEGEFYRLKNAGGSLRDLPPLREGHIPLWFGGSSPAGIEVAAEHVDVYLTWGEPPHLLKEKLERVRERAAAHGRTLRLGLRLHLIVRDTEEQAWAAADRLLDVTSQATYARQLGGRQAEDGVGWQRQFRQHGGRVPARARELETHPNLWPGMSLFRPGPGTAVVGSTEQVVERLREFQELGVDTFILSGNPLLEEAYRVAETVLPQLR from the coding sequence ATGGCCACCGAAGTCCTGTGGTACCTGATCCCCCGCGAGGGCCACTACCCGTGGGAGCCCGAGGGCCGCCGCCCCGTCGACCTCGGCTACCTGCAGCACCTCGCCGCCACCGTCGAACGGCTCGGCTACAGCGGCGCGCTGCTCGCCACCGACCAGTACGACGTGTGGGCGCTCGGCTCCGCACTGGCCGCCGCCACCGGGCCCGGCTTCCAGCCGCTGCTGGCCGTCCACCCGGGGCTGGTCTCGCCCACCCTGCTCGCCAAGATGGCGCTGAGCTTCGAGCACCTGCACGGCCCCGGCCGGCTGCGCTTCAACGTGGTCAACGGGTCGACCGAGCAGCTGCGCGAGTACGGGCTGCACGTCGAGCACGACGACCGCTACCGGCTGGCCGCCGAGTACTGGAGCCTGGTCAAGCGCCTCACCAGCGGCGAAGTCTTCGACCACGAGGGCGAGTTCTACCGGCTGAAGAACGCCGGTGGCTCGCTGCGCGACCTGCCGCCGCTGCGCGAGGGCCACATCCCGCTCTGGTTCGGCGGCTCCTCCCCGGCCGGCATCGAGGTCGCCGCCGAACACGTCGACGTCTACCTCACCTGGGGCGAACCCCCGCACCTGCTCAAGGAGAAACTCGAACGCGTCCGCGAGCGGGCCGCCGCCCACGGCCGCACACTGCGGCTCGGCCTGCGCCTGCACCTGATCGTCCGCGACACCGAGGAACAGGCCTGGGCCGCCGCCGACCGCCTGCTCGACGTCACCAGCCAGGCCACCTACGCCCGCCAGCTCGGCGGCCGGCAGGCCGAGGACGGCGTCGGCTGGCAGCGCCAGTTCCGCCAGCACGGCGGCCGGGTGCCGGCCCGCGCCCGCGAACTGGAGACCCACCCCAACCTGTGGCCGGGCATGAGCCTGTTCCGGCCCGGGCCCGGCACCGCGGTGGTCGGTTCCACCGAGCAGGTGGTCGAACGGCTCCGGGAATTCCAGGAGCTGGGCGTGGACACCTTCATCCTGTCCGGCAACCCGCTGCTCGAGGAGGCCTACCGGGTCGCCGAGACGGTGCTCCCGCAGCTGCGCTGA
- a CDS encoding aldo/keto reductase, translating to MSFLAADDRYASMTYRRAGRSGVQLPAVSLGLWHNFGDTQPLEVQRAVLRRAFDRGVTHFDLANNYGPPYGSAERNFGYLFAQDFRPYRDELFIASKAGYDMWPGPYGDGGSRKYVLASLDQSLERMGLDYVDVFYSHRWDPTTPLEETMGALDTAVRSGRALYAAISNYPAEQHREAVAILRELGTPCLLNQASYSILNRQPEEGLLDAVGETQTSLIAYSPLAQGLLTDRYLSGDVPAGSRMSVGHFLKEEALTEAKLDQLRALAKVAEGRGQSLAQLALSWVLRDERVVSVIIGASGVKQLDQNLDALAAGPLTAEELAEIDRLSR from the coding sequence ATGAGCTTCCTCGCCGCGGACGACCGCTATGCCTCGATGACCTACCGCCGCGCCGGGCGCAGCGGCGTGCAGCTGCCCGCCGTCTCGCTCGGCCTGTGGCACAACTTCGGTGACACCCAGCCGCTGGAGGTGCAGCGCGCGGTGCTGCGCCGGGCGTTCGACCGGGGGGTGACGCACTTCGACCTGGCGAACAACTACGGCCCGCCGTACGGCAGCGCGGAGCGCAACTTCGGTTACCTGTTCGCGCAGGACTTCCGCCCGTACCGGGACGAGCTGTTCATCGCCTCGAAGGCGGGCTACGACATGTGGCCGGGCCCGTACGGGGACGGCGGCAGCCGCAAGTACGTGCTGGCGAGCCTGGACCAGTCGCTGGAGCGGATGGGTCTGGACTACGTCGACGTGTTCTACTCGCACCGCTGGGACCCGACGACTCCCCTGGAGGAGACGATGGGCGCCCTGGACACGGCGGTGCGTTCGGGTCGGGCGCTGTACGCGGCGATCTCGAACTACCCGGCGGAGCAGCACCGGGAGGCGGTGGCGATCCTGCGCGAGCTGGGCACGCCGTGCCTGCTGAACCAGGCGAGCTACTCGATCCTGAACCGCCAGCCGGAGGAGGGCCTGCTGGACGCGGTGGGCGAGACCCAGACCTCGCTGATCGCGTACTCGCCGTTGGCCCAGGGCCTGCTGACGGACCGTTACCTGTCGGGTGACGTGCCGGCGGGGTCGCGGATGTCGGTGGGCCACTTCCTGAAGGAGGAGGCGCTGACGGAGGCGAAGCTGGACCAGCTGCGGGCGCTGGCGAAGGTCGCGGAGGGCCGCGGGCAGAGCCTGGCGCAGCTGGCGCTGTCCTGGGTGCTGCGGGACGAGCGGGTGGTGTCGGTGATCATCGGCGCGTCCGGCGTGAAGCAGCTGGACCAGAACCTGGACGCGCTGGCGGCCGGTCCGCTGACCGCGGAGGAGCTGGCGGAGATCGACCGGCTGAGCCGGTAG
- a CDS encoding group III truncated hemoglobin produces the protein MSLPDITTRADLEHALRRFYRAAFADPLIGPYFTEIARLDLDAHLPRITDFWESALLRTGSYRGNALAPHAAMHAISPLDAEHFGRWVQLWRATLDGLHAGPVTERAKAQAQRLAVAMLRRLGQGDTDGGTGGFVPLSAVRLASGSEGIRTA, from the coding sequence GTGTCACTGCCGGACATCACCACCCGGGCCGACCTGGAGCACGCCCTGCGGCGCTTCTACCGCGCCGCGTTCGCCGACCCGCTGATCGGCCCCTACTTCACCGAGATCGCCCGCCTCGACCTCGACGCCCACCTCCCCCGGATCACCGACTTCTGGGAGAGCGCCCTGCTGCGCACCGGCAGCTACCGCGGCAACGCGCTCGCCCCGCACGCCGCGATGCACGCCATCAGCCCGCTGGACGCGGAACACTTCGGCCGCTGGGTCCAGCTCTGGCGCGCCACCCTCGACGGCCTCCACGCGGGCCCCGTCACCGAACGCGCCAAGGCCCAGGCCCAGCGGCTCGCCGTCGCGATGCTCCGCCGCCTCGGCCAGGGCGACACCGACGGCGGTACCGGCGGCTTCGTCCCGCTCTCGGCCGTCCGCCTCGCCTCCGGCAGCGAAGGCATCCGCACCGCCTGA
- a CDS encoding MFS transporter: MADAPLTPLHRNPDYQRLWLAHALSAFGSQATYLALPLVLLAATHSITDFGVVTFAEIVSSLFASFPAGVLVDRLRRRTVLLVCDLARAVSLALFAAVVLADRVSLPLAVAVAVLNSVLSAPFGPAASAALRHVVPRSQLTTAVSMAQARSAVATLAGPMLGAALYAVTPVLPFVVDAASFAASALCVLAVRLPKEPPRTGPAKADRPPFLRDLTTGLVEVRRSAFLRYTLVNAALVNFVFSGIVVVLVAQGAESPSGSYHNGVIIAMSGAGNLIGALFSARAGRTLAPRTLVLAVCWSTALLTPFLALDGGVALTALLIGLCSLSTPAANAVISAARLHSVPDHLLGRVQTACGIAPALFVPFGPLASGVLLDHFAASTVLLLNAALLLALAAYSTLSTGLRHIPDLRAPSPRSRPELPRTKTSSATA, translated from the coding sequence GTGGCAGACGCCCCGCTCACCCCGCTCCACCGCAACCCCGACTACCAGCGCCTGTGGCTCGCCCACGCGCTGTCCGCGTTCGGCTCGCAGGCGACGTACCTCGCGCTCCCGCTGGTACTGCTCGCCGCCACCCACTCGATCACCGACTTCGGCGTGGTCACCTTCGCCGAGATCGTCTCCTCGCTGTTCGCGAGCTTCCCCGCCGGGGTGCTGGTCGACCGGCTGCGCCGGCGCACCGTGCTGCTGGTCTGCGACCTGGCCCGGGCCGTCAGCCTCGCCCTGTTCGCCGCCGTGGTGCTCGCCGACCGGGTCAGCCTGCCGCTCGCGGTGGCCGTCGCCGTCCTCAACAGCGTGCTCAGCGCGCCGTTCGGGCCCGCCGCCTCCGCCGCGCTGCGGCACGTGGTGCCGCGCAGCCAGCTCACCACCGCCGTCTCCATGGCGCAGGCCCGCTCGGCGGTCGCCACCCTCGCCGGGCCGATGCTCGGCGCTGCGCTCTACGCCGTCACTCCCGTGCTGCCGTTCGTGGTCGACGCCGCCTCCTTCGCCGCGTCCGCGCTCTGCGTGCTCGCCGTCCGGCTGCCGAAGGAGCCGCCCCGCACCGGCCCGGCCAAGGCCGACCGGCCGCCGTTCCTGCGCGACCTGACCACCGGGCTGGTCGAGGTGCGGCGCAGCGCCTTCCTGCGCTACACGCTGGTCAACGCCGCGCTGGTGAACTTCGTGTTCAGCGGCATCGTGGTGGTGCTGGTCGCGCAGGGCGCCGAGTCGCCGTCCGGCAGCTACCACAACGGCGTGATCATCGCGATGTCCGGCGCCGGCAACCTGATCGGTGCGCTGTTCTCCGCCCGGGCCGGCCGCACCCTCGCCCCCCGCACCCTGGTCCTCGCGGTCTGCTGGAGCACCGCGCTGCTCACCCCGTTCCTCGCCCTGGACGGCGGGGTGGCCCTGACCGCCCTGCTGATCGGCCTGTGCAGCCTCAGCACGCCGGCCGCCAACGCGGTGATCTCCGCCGCCCGCCTGCACTCCGTCCCCGACCACCTGCTCGGCCGCGTCCAGACCGCCTGCGGCATCGCCCCCGCCCTCTTCGTCCCCTTCGGCCCCCTCGCCAGCGGCGTCCTGCTGGACCACTTCGCCGCCTCCACCGTCCTCCTGCTGAACGCCGCCCTCCTCCTCGCCCTCGCCGCCTACAGCACCCTCAGCACCGGCCTCCGCCACATTCCCGACCTCCGCGCCCCAAGCCCGCGCTCCCGCCCTGAACTCCCCCGCACCAAAACGAGTTCGGCCACTGCTTGA